A single window of uncultured Methanospirillum sp. DNA harbors:
- a CDS encoding malate dehydrogenase translates to MTKVTIIGATGRVGQYAALSISRIPYIREIQLYGREGSQSLLDGISRDLIDSFAATGTASAVRWSCDLADMKGSDVVIITAGVARRPDQDRLDLAYENAKVVADLSQQVQKYAPESMIMMVTNPVDIMTSVALRYSGKKPHQVFGLGTHLDSMRLKSLIASFFQVHVSEVHTRIIGEHGESMVPLWSATTIGGIQISNLPSFGNLPIDEIMGTVRTSGQQIIASKGATVWGPGDAIATIVKTLLGNENRILTVSAYVKSEVHNIGDVCIGVPARINRKGVFPVSIRLDPLEVHAFQRSVERIRNLTEQVLTTLQQSDSCKEEPEK, encoded by the coding sequence ATGACAAAAGTCACGATCATTGGTGCTACCGGACGGGTTGGCCAGTATGCGGCCCTCTCGATTTCGCGGATACCGTATATCCGGGAGATCCAGTTGTACGGCCGCGAAGGTTCGCAGTCTCTCCTTGATGGAATTTCACGTGACCTCATCGATTCATTTGCTGCAACCGGGACCGCGAGTGCGGTGCGGTGGAGCTGTGATCTTGCAGACATGAAGGGGTCTGATGTCGTCATCATCACTGCAGGAGTGGCACGCAGACCTGATCAGGATCGTCTGGATCTTGCGTATGAGAATGCAAAAGTTGTAGCAGACCTGTCACAGCAGGTTCAGAAGTACGCTCCCGAGTCTATGATCATGATGGTAACAAACCCGGTTGATATCATGACATCGGTGGCGCTCCGGTATTCGGGGAAAAAACCTCACCAGGTCTTTGGCCTCGGTACTCATCTCGACTCAATGCGACTGAAATCCCTGATTGCGTCGTTCTTTCAGGTTCATGTCAGCGAGGTTCATACGCGCATCATTGGTGAACACGGGGAGAGTATGGTGCCTCTCTGGTCAGCAACCACTATCGGTGGCATTCAGATATCGAATCTGCCCTCGTTTGGCAACCTGCCCATTGATGAGATCATGGGAACGGTCCGTACATCAGGTCAGCAGATCATTGCCAGTAAAGGTGCCACGGTCTGGGGGCCGGGAGATGCAATAGCCACGATCGTCAAGACTCTGCTTGGAAATGAAAACCGGATCCTGACAGTATCAGCGTACGTAAAGAGCGAGGTTCACAACATTGGCGACGTCTGTATCGGTGTCCCGGCAAGAATAAACCGGAAAGGGGTGTTTCCTGTCTCAATCAGGCTAGATCCGCTTGAGGTACATGCATTTCAACGATCAGTTGAACGCATTCGCAATTTGACTGAACAGGTTCTTACCACTCTTCAGCAGTCTGATTCATGTAAGGAAGAGCCTGAAAAATAG